One window from the genome of bacterium encodes:
- the argS gene encoding arginine--tRNA ligase, producing MEERIRKAVADKLAELGTVETAFAVEWPADLSHGDFAVNAAMAAAKKFGKNPKEIAEEIAEALRAALGSDASRVEVAGPGFVNVTLSRGAVTEAVYRALAAGDRWGKGVEEIGKRVIIEYSVPNPFKEMHLGHLVGTVVGESLSRLIENAGATVARDTFGGDVGPNVAKALWGLRKRGITEPTTAKEIGEAYIEGSRAYEDEPRAQAEIDALNQAIYAGTDRELMELWRKGREVSMKEFRRIWQLLGTRFDFEFFDSDTTQLGIKIVHEGLKKGIFEESDGAIIYNGENKGVHTMVFITSHDTPTYEAKDIGFAFLKEERWPSDKVIILTGNEQTGRFKTVLAALSEIAPELARKMVHVATGFLRLTAGKMSSREGNVITADAFLRDVTEKVFEKNEDPFVANEVAVGAIKYMILRQVPGSDIIFDKEKSLSLEGDSGPYLQYALVRAKSIIAKVGTAATGDAPAEPYVIERLLMRFPSIVTRAASALAPNQVVTYLTELASAWNAFYAKEQIIGGEHEAYKLEVARVFEKTMERGLWLLGIKAPERM from the coding sequence ATGGAAGAACGGATACGGAAGGCGGTGGCGGACAAGCTTGCGGAACTCGGAACGGTGGAGACCGCATTCGCGGTCGAGTGGCCCGCGGATCTTTCGCACGGCGATTTCGCCGTGAACGCCGCGATGGCGGCGGCCAAGAAGTTCGGGAAGAATCCGAAGGAAATCGCGGAAGAGATCGCGGAGGCGCTTCGCGCGGCACTGGGTTCCGATGCTTCCCGCGTCGAAGTCGCGGGACCGGGATTCGTGAACGTCACACTCTCTCGTGGCGCGGTCACCGAAGCGGTGTATAGAGCGCTCGCAGCCGGGGATAGATGGGGGAAGGGAGTCGAAGAAATAGGGAAGCGCGTCATCATCGAATATTCTGTACCGAATCCTTTTAAAGAGATGCACTTAGGGCATCTCGTCGGCACGGTGGTCGGCGAGTCGCTCTCGCGCCTTATCGAGAACGCGGGCGCGACGGTGGCGCGCGATACCTTCGGCGGCGATGTCGGCCCGAATGTCGCGAAGGCGCTCTGGGGACTGCGTAAGCGGGGTATTACCGAGCCGACGACGGCAAAAGAGATAGGCGAGGCATATATCGAAGGGTCGCGCGCTTATGAGGACGAGCCACGGGCGCAAGCGGAGATAGACGCCCTCAATCAAGCAATCTATGCGGGTACCGACCGCGAACTCATGGAGCTCTGGCGCAAGGGGAGGGAAGTTTCGATGAAAGAATTCCGCCGCATCTGGCAGCTTCTGGGGACACGCTTCGATTTTGAGTTTTTTGATAGCGATACAACGCAGCTTGGCATTAAGATCGTACATGAAGGTCTCAAGAAAGGAATCTTCGAAGAGAGTGATGGAGCCATAATCTACAACGGGGAGAATAAGGGAGTTCACACGATGGTTTTCATCACCTCGCATGATACTCCAACGTATGAAGCGAAGGATATCGGCTTCGCTTTCCTCAAGGAAGAGCGGTGGCCTTCCGACAAGGTCATCATCCTTACGGGCAATGAGCAGACCGGACGCTTCAAGACCGTGCTCGCGGCGCTTTCCGAAATAGCTCCGGAGCTTGCGCGCAAGATGGTGCATGTAGCGACAGGATTCCTCCGCCTTACGGCGGGAAAGATGTCATCGCGCGAGGGTAATGTCATAACCGCGGATGCCTTTCTGCGGGACGTTACCGAGAAAGTATTTGAGAAGAATGAGGATCCGTTTGTCGCGAACGAGGTTGCTGTAGGCGCAATCAAATACATGATATTGCGTCAGGTGCCGGGCTCCGACATCATTTTCGACAAAGAGAAGTCGCTGTCGCTTGAGGGGGATTCGGGGCCGTATCTCCAATACGCGCTGGTGCGCGCGAAATCCATCATCGCGAAGGTGGGCACAGCTGCAACGGGCGATGCCCCGGCGGAGCCGTACGTCATCGAGCGGCTGCTCATGCGCTTCCCGTCTATCGTCACCCGTGCTGCCTCCGCGCTTGCTCCGAATCAGGTTGTAACGTACCTCACCGAGCTTGCATCTGCATGGAACGCATTCTACGCGAAGGAGCAAATCATCGGCGGCGAGCACGAAGCGTACAAGCTCGAGGTCGCGCGGGTATTTGAGAAAACCATGGAACGGGGACTCTGGCTTCTTGGCATCAAGGCGCCGGAGCGGATGTAG
- the glyA gene encoding serine hydroxymethyltransferase, with the protein MHFHTIEKEDTAVAAILLAEEERQTESLELIPSENYVSRAVREAMASALTNKYSEGYPGRRYYGGQEFTDKIELLAIDRAKKLFGAGFANVQPLGGANANIAAYMALMEPGDTILGMDLSHGGHLTHGSPVTYISKIFNFVRYGMKNADTGEIDYGALLETAKKERPKVILAGFSAYPRELDWQKIADAAKEVGAVAVADVSHIAGLIAGGAAKNPFDYGFDLMTTTTHKTLRGPRGGLILTREDEVLAKKIDKAVFPGLQGGPHMHQIAAKAVAFGEALRPSFKTYAKQVVDNAKAMAEVFTSGGMRLIAGGTDNHLLLADVSGSLGLSGGEAEKLLDAAGMTLNKNMIADDSRKPMDPSGIRFGTPAITTRGFDATDSKRVAELMLEVLAKRDEATVARVRGEIRALALLRPIPESFP; encoded by the coding sequence ATGCATTTTCATACCATCGAGAAGGAAGATACCGCAGTCGCGGCAATTCTTCTGGCTGAGGAAGAACGGCAGACAGAGAGCCTCGAGCTCATCCCTTCGGAGAATTACGTCTCCCGCGCCGTCCGCGAGGCGATGGCAAGCGCACTTACCAACAAATACTCGGAAGGGTACCCCGGCAGGCGCTACTACGGCGGCCAGGAGTTCACGGATAAAATCGAGCTTCTCGCGATCGATCGGGCGAAGAAGCTCTTTGGCGCGGGCTTCGCGAACGTGCAGCCGCTCGGGGGGGCGAACGCGAACATCGCCGCGTACATGGCGCTTATGGAGCCGGGCGACACGATACTCGGGATGGATCTCTCGCACGGCGGACATCTCACGCACGGGAGCCCCGTGACCTATATCTCGAAGATATTCAATTTCGTACGGTACGGCATGAAAAACGCCGACACCGGCGAGATAGACTACGGCGCGCTTCTTGAGACCGCGAAGAAGGAACGTCCGAAAGTGATTCTTGCCGGGTTCTCCGCGTACCCGCGCGAGCTCGACTGGCAAAAGATCGCGGATGCGGCGAAGGAGGTCGGCGCCGTCGCGGTCGCCGACGTGTCGCATATCGCGGGGCTTATCGCCGGAGGCGCGGCAAAAAATCCCTTTGATTACGGTTTCGACCTCATGACGACCACGACGCACAAGACGCTGCGGGGACCGCGCGGCGGGCTCATCCTCACGCGCGAAGACGAGGTGCTCGCCAAAAAAATCGACAAGGCCGTGTTCCCGGGCCTTCAAGGCGGCCCGCACATGCATCAGATCGCGGCGAAAGCGGTCGCGTTTGGCGAGGCGCTCCGGCCCTCGTTCAAGACCTACGCGAAGCAGGTGGTCGACAACGCGAAAGCGATGGCGGAGGTTTTCACGTCGGGCGGTATGCGCCTCATCGCGGGCGGTACTGATAACCATCTCCTTCTGGCGGATGTGTCCGGTTCCCTCGGCCTCTCGGGAGGGGAAGCGGAGAAACTTCTCGATGCTGCGGGCATGACGCTTAATAAGAATATGATCGCCGACGACTCCAGGAAGCCCATGGACCCGTCCGGCATCCGCTTCGGCACGCCCGCAATCACGACGCGTGGGTTTGATGCAACAGACTCGAAACGCGTCGCGGAACTCATGCTTGAGGTCCTTGCCAAGCGCGACGAGGCGACCGTCGCCCGCGTGCGGGGAGAAATCCGGGCGCTCGCGCTTTTGCGCCCGATTCCAGAATCGTTCCCGTAG